A region from the Streptomyces tsukubensis genome encodes:
- a CDS encoding SRPBCC family protein: MTAFRLERTVAYGTAEAWRRVTDWRAHAALMPWTALTSVVPEPPGPGTVFTVRTGVGRAGFDDPMEIVEWSPPSGAGPGRFRLVKRGRVIRGWAVVEVRPEGSGSVVVWTEEARLRGVPGRLSARVGRVLFGRALDALLRNAG, encoded by the coding sequence GTGACCGCGTTCCGGCTGGAGCGTACGGTCGCGTACGGGACGGCGGAGGCATGGCGGCGGGTCACCGACTGGCGGGCCCATGCGGCGCTGATGCCGTGGACGGCGCTGACGTCCGTGGTGCCCGAACCGCCGGGCCCGGGGACGGTGTTCACCGTGCGGACGGGGGTGGGCCGGGCCGGGTTCGACGATCCGATGGAGATCGTGGAGTGGTCACCGCCGTCCGGAGCCGGTCCCGGCCGGTTCCGGCTGGTGAAGCGGGGCCGGGTGATCCGGGGGTGGGCCGTGGTCGAGGTGCGTCCCGAGGGGTCCGGATCGGTGGTGGTGTGGACGGAGGAGGCACGGCTGCGCGGAGTGCCGGGCCGGCTGAGCGCACGGGTGGGGCGCGTGCTGTTCGGACGGGCGCTGGACGCGCTGCTGCGGAACGCCGGGTAG